The Scyliorhinus canicula chromosome 20, sScyCan1.1, whole genome shotgun sequence genome has a window encoding:
- the LOC119954633 gene encoding G/T mismatch-specific thymine DNA glycosylase-like isoform X2, whose protein sequence is MEAQRQLVGPGLPSEYFQNWSSNTGPPEPPLQPARAQLPIGPDPVNVEEAVVPPPEAGQAAPKRKRGRPPGSQKNKAEGASTKRGKTDGKSGGKQEKITNAFKVTKRKIDRFNGTTEAELLTKTLPDILTYGLDIVIIGINPGLMAAYKGHHYPGPGNHFWKCLFLSGLIDKPLNHVDDTMLPENYGIGFTNMVERTTPGSKDLKSKEIREGGKILLQKLQKFKPRIAVFNGKCIYEIFSKEVFGVKVKKLEFGQQPHTIPDGETVVFVMPSSSARCAQFPRAQDKVHYYIKLKELRNHLKGIRTATEVTEVEYSFDLQKAQVEAKKMAIKEEKHDPGYDAAYGGTYVEKSTESNGQCHFATTEPVPPYLHP, encoded by the exons ATGGAGGCTCAGCGGCAGCTTGTAGGCCCGGGGCTGCCCTCAGAATACTTCCAGAATTG GTCCAGTAACACCGGCCCGCCGGAACCGCCTCTCCAACCGGCCCGGGCCCAGCTGCCGATAGGACCCGATCCCGTCAACGTGGAGGAGGCCGTCGTCCCGCCGCCAGAGGCCGGGCAGG CGGCTCCAAAACGTAAAAGAGGAAGACCTCCGGGGTCGCAGAAAAATAAGGCTGAGGGAGCAAGCACCAAACGAGGCAAAACCGATGGGAAATCAGGTGGAAAACAAGAAAAGATCACCAATGCTTTTAAAGTTACGAAAAGAAAAATTGATCGATTCAATGGAACAACTGAAGCTGAGCTTTTAACAAAAACCCTACCGGATATATTGACCTACGGTCTAGACATTGTGATT ATTGGAATTAACCCGGGGCTGATGGCAGCATACAAAGGGCATCATTACCCAGGACCAGGAAATCATTTTT GGAAATGCTTGTTTTTGTCCGGTCTTATTGATAAGCCTTTAAATCATGTGGATGATACTATGTTACCAGAGAATTATGGAATAGGTTTCACAAACATGGTGGAGAGGACTACTCCAGGAAGCAAGGACCTCAAAAG TAAAGAGATTCGAGAAGGAGGGAAAATACTTCTGCAAAAACTGCAGAAATTTAAGCCAAGGATTGCTGTTTTTAATGGAAAAT GCATCTATGAAATTTTTAGCAAAGAAGTGTTTGGAGTTAAGGTCAAGAAATTGGAGTTTGGACAACAGCCACACACAATCCCTGATGGAGAAACG GTGGTTTTTGTCATGCCTTCTTCCAGTGCAAGGTGTGCACAGTTTCCTCGGGCCCAGGACAAGGTACATTATTACATCAAGCTAAAGGAACTGCGAAATCATTTGAAGGGCATTAGAACCGCTACAGAGGTCACTGAAGTAGAATACTCATTTGACTTGCAAAAAGCTCAAG TGGAAGCCAAGAAAATGGCAATTAAAGAGGAAAAACATGACCCTGGTTATGACGCTGCTTATGGAGGTACATATGTGGAAAAATCCACTGAAAGCAATGGGCAGTGCCATTTTGCTACGACGGAACCAG